From Chryseobacterium tructae, one genomic window encodes:
- a CDS encoding uroporphyrinogen-III synthase — protein MKILFTKNIDPSILSKELGQDIVADCVEVIKTKPILISPFELKNYSLIFTSVNGVAAFFKNRFKPNENFTAKNYNKIYCVGEKTKKALRKHGFGTFKVLRNADALSRFIIGNCQHEQFLHFCGNLAINVLDKELPLQNIKYKKITIYNTEEINPLIPEKYHAAVFFSPSGVRSFAKQNSLKDMKLFSIGETTSGELRNYTHDYIFTSEENTLNSIFELIRQEITSKL, from the coding sequence ATGAAAATCTTATTTACCAAAAATATAGACCCATCAATACTATCCAAAGAATTAGGACAGGATATCGTGGCTGATTGTGTTGAGGTAATTAAGACCAAGCCTATTCTGATCAGCCCGTTTGAATTAAAAAACTATTCCCTGATTTTCACCAGTGTAAATGGTGTAGCTGCGTTTTTTAAAAACAGATTTAAGCCTAATGAAAATTTTACGGCGAAAAATTACAACAAGATCTACTGTGTTGGTGAAAAAACAAAAAAGGCATTAAGAAAACATGGCTTCGGAACATTTAAGGTATTGAGGAACGCTGACGCCCTTTCGAGATTTATTATCGGAAACTGCCAGCATGAACAGTTTCTTCATTTCTGTGGCAATCTTGCCATTAATGTTCTTGATAAGGAGCTTCCTCTTCAAAATATTAAGTATAAAAAGATTACGATCTACAACACTGAGGAAATCAATCCTTTAATTCCTGAAAAATATCATGCCGCAGTATTTTTTAGTCCAAGTGGAGTTCGTAGTTTTGCAAAGCAAAATTCCCTGAAAGATATGAAGCTGTTTTCAATTGGAGAAACTACATCAGGGGAACTGAGAAATTATACTCACGATTACATTTTTACGTCTGAGGAAAACACTCTGAATTCTATATTTGAGTTGATTAGACAAGAAATTACGAGTAAACTTTAG
- the hemE gene encoding uroporphyrinogen decarboxylase: MIKNDLYLKALRGETVERPPVWMMRQAGRYLPEFIALRDKYDFFTRCQTPELAAEITLQPIRRFPLDAAILFSDILVVPQAMGIDFKMKESVGPWLDTPIRTMEQVQNIETPDVNDTLGYVFDAIELTLQKLDNEVPLIGFAGSPWTILCYCVEGKGSKAFDIAKSFCFQQPEAAHLLLQKITDTTIAYLKRKVEKGVSAVQVFDSWGGMLSPTDYQEFSWQYINQIVEALSPLTHVVVFGKGCWFALEDMTMSKASALGVDWTIKPEFARTLTNHTMTLQGNFDPARLHSTPETIKKMVNEMINRFGKDRYIANLGHGILPNVPVENAEAFIRAVVDWKPNL, encoded by the coding sequence ATGATAAAAAACGACCTATATTTAAAAGCACTTCGCGGAGAAACCGTTGAAAGACCTCCTGTCTGGATGATGAGGCAGGCTGGAAGATATCTGCCGGAATTCATTGCCTTAAGAGACAAATATGATTTCTTTACAAGATGTCAGACACCTGAACTTGCTGCAGAAATCACTTTACAGCCTATCCGCAGATTTCCTTTAGACGCGGCGATCTTGTTTTCTGATATTTTGGTAGTTCCACAAGCAATGGGGATCGATTTCAAAATGAAAGAATCTGTTGGCCCATGGTTGGATACTCCTATCAGAACAATGGAACAAGTTCAGAATATCGAAACTCCGGATGTGAATGATACTTTAGGATACGTTTTTGATGCTATTGAATTGACCCTTCAAAAACTAGATAATGAAGTTCCATTGATCGGTTTTGCTGGTTCACCATGGACAATTCTTTGCTACTGTGTGGAAGGAAAAGGAAGTAAAGCTTTTGATATTGCAAAATCTTTCTGTTTCCAACAACCTGAAGCAGCTCACCTGTTACTTCAAAAGATCACTGATACTACAATTGCTTATTTAAAGAGAAAAGTAGAAAAAGGAGTTTCTGCTGTACAAGTTTTTGACTCTTGGGGTGGAATGCTTTCTCCAACGGATTATCAAGAATTCTCTTGGCAGTATATCAACCAGATCGTTGAAGCATTAAGCCCACTTACCCACGTGGTAGTGTTTGGAAAAGGATGCTGGTTTGCATTAGAAGATATGACGATGTCTAAAGCTTCGGCTCTTGGTGTTGACTGGACAATTAAGCCGGAATTCGCAAGAACTTTAACCAACCACACCATGACCTTACAAGGAAACTTTGATCCTGCAAGATTACACTCTACGCCTGAAACCATCAAGAAAATGGTAAATGAAATGATTAACCGCTTCGGAAAAGACAGGTATATTGCTAATCTTGGACATGGTATTCTTCCAAACGTTCCTGTTGAAAATGCTGAAGCATTTATCAGAGCAGTTGTGGATTGGAAGCCCAACCTATAA
- a CDS encoding GNAT family acetyltransferase codes for MKKLNKDKMKSIMAGGERCLECEIGYHQVIINGRCKCIED; via the coding sequence ATGAAAAAACTAAACAAAGACAAAATGAAAAGTATCATGGCAGGAGGTGAACGTTGCCTGGAATGCGAAATTGGATACCACCAAGTTATTATTAACGGTAGATGCAAATGCATTGAAGACTAA